Genomic segment of Globicephala melas chromosome 7, mGloMel1.2, whole genome shotgun sequence:
AATCTGGCTTGTATTATTGAGTAATGACCACATGTCAGCTTTGTCAGCTCTTCATAAGTACTAGCTCATTTAATGCTCGTGCTAGCTTATTAAGTAGGTTCTCCTATTTcctccatttcacagagaagTAAACTGAGGTGCTGAGAAATTAAATATCCATCCCAAGGTCTCATAGCCAGTAAGCGGAGCTGGGCAGTTGGTTCCAGAACCTTAACCATTCTGCTAGACTGACCTCCTTGAATCAGCCTAAAACGTGGAGGAGTCCCAGTTGTTGGGATGGGTTTGTTTCCATTAAGACCaagaatgtcatttaaaaaaaaaaaagaatgtgtaaaaTTGTTGTCTAGTCAAGAAATAGGAAAGAACTGTGGGCGTTAAACCGAGGCTCCTACCTTAGCAGCAGCATCTTTCAGCCAGCTGCCCTGCTCCCCAGAGCAACTCTCTTCTGACTTTTCCCTGCAAAGAATGAAGCCACCAATATGAAATGCCAGCTTCGTCCCACCATCTCCCCAATAGGAGATTCATGCTTTTTTTCAAGTTTCAAGATTATCCTCAACCTTTCTCAAGCTATTAAATACCATGACCTCCTTTGGAAAACTGTTGCAGGAATGTGGCTAATCTCACAGGGTGGGGAGCCAGGGCCCTGGGAGGTTTGCAGCCTTGGGCCCTGGGATGACGCAGACCGCAGCATGGGCAGGCTGCGGGGAAGCAGAAGGGAAGTGGGTAGGCAGACACAGAGCACATCTATGGCAGGAACAAATCTGCCCCTTTCAAGCTCTAAGAGGGTGCTTTTGCCttggcttctcttcttttttgtgaACGTGACATCAGGATCATGGAAATTCTTAGAAACCCAAGCTGTGGCAGTCTGCTCACTGGTCAGTCTGTAATACCCAGACTTACCGAAGGGGTTTCTTCTGATCTCCGAAGGAGCTTTTAATGGCACagcagaagaggagggggaaggggaagcatcACCAAAATAGAATCTATGCACAGCAACTTCGGACcctggagaattttccaaagAGAATATATAATTTGACTTAAAACCAATATGCAtataacaaataaagaaaaaataaacaagacataTTGTTGATGACAAGATTTGTATGATTTTTAACAATCATACAATTTTTATGAGAAAGTTTTAGATGTAAGCAGATGCTCACAGCTTACTAAAAAGCTGAGATTCCAAGGCAAGTTTCTGACATGGAGTTGACCTCTGCTTATGAGCGCTCAGGTGTTCAGAGTCCTGGAGCAGCAGGGCAGCTGGTGTGGAGGTGCCAACAGGAGCTGTACTCTTAGCCAAGACTGGTGCAGAGTGCACATCTGAAACCACCAGATTCATGCATAGACATTCTTCATCGTTAATTATAtagccttttaaaagaaaaaagtcattagGTCAGAGCCTCCCAGTTTCCCCGAGTGCCGGTTTGTGATTAAACTCCGCAAGTTCCATTCAAAAGAGGGGTGTTGGAATAACCTATGGTCTCTATTATGACTTTGGCTAATACAGAGGGTAGAACAGAGGCTAAGCTTCATTCCAGCAGTATCGCATCCAGATTGACGGTGCAGTCTCTAgagccagattgcctgggttcagatctccACACAGCCACTTCAGAAGTGAGTCATAGGAAGGACCCAGGAGACCAGAGTTCAAACCTTTGCTCCAGCTGTTCCTTAACTATGTGATCTCCAAAGGACGGGTCTTGCTGAATCTCACCTTCCCGCCTAGTAAAATAGAACTGATAATGTCTCCCTCATGGTATTGTTCTGAAAATTAAATCAAAGCACCGGGTCAGGGGCTGGTACACAGCAAATGCTTGGTCAATGTAAGCTTCCTCCTCTGCCATTCTGTTTCTTGCTAGCAGTAATTTGATAAATATGAATGTCTGAGTAGAATGCCATGTTTTTTTCTATGTCATTTCTCGGTCACTTCTCCAGAACTAACACTGGTATTTGGAGAAATATGAAGAACAGGAAATTGACCTTTTGAAGTTAGTAGGTGAACCATTGCTATGACTTCTAACAGCAAATGCCCAGCTGCTCTATCTGTGTAAACATTTCACAGATGTTCACTGCCTATCAATGAGTAAAGTCATGAAGCCACATGGCATTCTAACTTTCAGTCGTTAGAATGGAAGGGACCGTAAAGGCAGGGACCAACTCACTTTTCCATTTACCCTCTTTACCTGCCGTATACACTGAGCAGTGAGCCATAGTGTCTTCTGGTTACTCCCTAAGTGTTCCTTAAGCATACTTTTCCAGTTGAGGTCTTTGCCCTCCCATTTCTTCTACctggaaatcatttcctctaCTTTTAAACTAAGGCAAACCTATCTCTCTTTCTAGGgctaggtttattttttaaaaaaagaaaagaaaaggaaacttatatgctttttgtgtttcttttccaaACAGACATGTGGTCTCCCTCGTCTGAAATTCTGGAGTACCTGCTACCCCTGTATGTCTCATATGATCCCTTGACTTATGGTTCCTTGAGCTCAACTCCTCCTGGGGGTTGCATGCTCCTTGAAAGCAGGGTCCTCATCCTCTACTTATCTATATCATATGCTGCTTAGCTCAGGACCTGGCAAGGTAGAGAATCACTGTGTAGTTAATGAATTAgtttgaattaattaatgaataaatgcatttatatgtGAATATTTATCAACCACTAGAACGAATTAAGTTTAATGATGgccttttccttttataaattggTGATCCACAGAGCTCAATCATTTCTcatgtctccttttctctcctagcAGTCATCACAAAATTGGGACAAAAGGTTAAGTATTGACTCTTCACTCCCGAGTGGCTTTGCTAGTCCCACAGATGAACTACCTCCGACTCGCATCAAGGAAAGCCACATTTTGGAAGGACTCAGAAAGCTCCAGAAGCGAAAAGTGTTACTTGAACCCCCATCAGTGATAACCAAATGGGGTTATAAAGATTGCATGAACTCCAATGAAGGAATCTATTCGCCAGGAATTAAAAGTAGCAGCCTCAAGGAATATCCCCCCTGCAAACCCACGGACACGGGGAGCCCCTGCAAGGAGCCCCACAAGGCATTTGCTTATGACACAGATTCTCACGACGATGCCGAAGAGGACCCTTCCTCCTTAGCCTCGCTCCAGGCAGTTCCGCACCAGGGCTGCAGGCTGCACGGTTGTAAATTAACCCACAGTGTTTCTGACAGTCTCTTTGGCTGGGAGCTGAATGGCAGACACTGTTCAGAAGTCACTTCCTCCGTCTACCCCTGGGAAAGGCCTGAGAAGCTGACCAGTTGTGCTAGCAGCTGTCCCTTGGAGCGGAAGCAGTGCCCAAGTGCGCAGGGGCCTCAGGTACAGAGAGAGAGGGACCCGCACAGCCAGGGCTGCCTGTCTGTCAGTCTCCAGCTCTCAGACACTGATGACACCGAAACCCTGGATGAGCTGCACATAGAGAGCAGTGATGAGAAAAGCCCTTCCGACGTGTCTTTGACTGTGGACGCCGACAAGTCTGTGGAGAACCTGGACGTCCACGTGGGATTCGGAAGATCTCAACGTGCGTCTCCTGAGGAGGAAGATAAACAAGTGCCCGTCCACTTCGAGAGCAGGCCAAAGACGTTTAGTTTCATTAAGCAGCAAAGGGTTGTAAAACGGACTTCCTCAGAAGAATGTATTACTGTCATATTTGATGCAGAAGATGGCGAGCCCATTGAGTTCAGCTCTCACCAGACTGGCCTGGTCACTGTTACCAGAAAGGAGATTTCCATCCATCAGGCCCCTGCTGGGCCCCAGACAGAACACACTGAACTTTTACCTCAGGGAATTGCTCACTTACAGCCAGGGGCTGCTGCTAGAGACTATCCTTTCTTGAAGAGAtctgaagaggaaactgagagaaACATTCCAAGACAAGAAGTAGACGATGTTGCCGTGACACCCACTGAATCCTTCCACCCCGGGACAGTGACGCAAAGCACTCAGCGACAAAGACTGACCAAACCAACACACGCTCCATCATGCCAGAGTCATTCTAGGTCCTCTGTGGCCACGGGCATCTATCAGAAGAAAAGTCTGACAAAAATACCTACCAGGGGCAAGCCTTCACCTCAGAAATCAAGGATAATGGAGCCTGAAGCCTCCCTCACGGTCCCCTCAGCTGGCCCAGTGCCTCTTGAGAGATCACCAGCTCCGGGGAAACTCTCACGGTTCAAAAAGTCTGAAGGCCCAGAGCCCCTCTTTGCTTTACCGCCAGATTCGCACATTCCAAAACCCTCCACCCAGCTCCCTCACGGCTCCAAAATCTTCAGCAGAAGGGACTGGGCCCAGTACTCCAGGAGTCAGATTCCAGCGTCACAGCTGCTGCCCAGGCCCCCCGCCCAGCCGAGTGACGATGGCGAGCCCCCCACGAGGGATAAACACTGTGACCCGGGGCCAGAGGCCGGGCTGAGATCGCCCTCCCTGCCGTCCCCTCCAGGCAGGTCGGTCTCGCTGCTCGCCAGGCCCAGTTACGACTATCTGTCGCCACCTTCATGGGCCAAGCCAGAGAGCGGGGTCCCCAGTGAGGCGGCGAGGACAGTATTGAAATCCCCCCCTCTGAAAGGATCCTCTGctccaattatttattttaatcagacCGTGACAGAAGTGCAGGGGAAGAAACCTTCTGTGGCCTTCAAAAAGCCAGTCTTCGCTCCCCCTCCGCCCTCCACAGAAACAGCGATCCAAACCAGGTGCCCTGCTCACAGCCCCTCCAGCTCGTTTGCTGGGATGGCCCCAGGGCCCCCAAAGGTCTCTCCAAAGAGAAGTGTCCCCAAAACCCCACCTCACCAAACACTTGGGACCACACAAACGGACATAGGGTTACGGACTCCCAAGAACTGTCCTGCTACCCATGAGCCACTGGAAATACCGTCTTCCAAAGGTGTGTCTCCAGCGAGAAAAGGACAGTTGAATGACAGTGTCTCCACACCCCCCAAGCCTTCCTTCTTAGGGGTAAGTGAGTCGCCATCATCTCAGGTTAGCAGTCCCTCATCAGCACCCTCCAAAAGCCACAACACCCCGCAGGGTTGTCAAAACCCTCATGAGAGAGGACTGAAAACTCGCCTCCCCGTTGGGCTCAAAGTCTTCATGAAGTCTCCCCAGTTGCTCAGGAAGAGTTCTACAGTGCCAGGGAAACATGAAAAAGACAGCCTCAACGAAGCCTCGAAAAGTTCCGCGGCTGTGAGCAAGGATAAGCCAGGGACCTCCAGGAACGCCAGCAGCCTTGAGACCACAGGAGGCGAAAGAAGTGCGTCTCCACTGGGTTTACGAGCACAGGAGAGTTTGGCCGAAGGGCCTCCCCTCGAAACAGCAACGCCAGAGTCACTGGAAAGTAGCACCCCTGGGGCCGATGGAAAAGATGCGGTAGAAAACAAGTCTGTGAAGAGATCCCTGTCCTCCAACAAACCGCTGCTAAAACCAGCTCTAGGCATGAACGGAGCCAAAGCCCGCAGCCAGAGTTTCAGCGCTCACTCAGGGGACAAGCCCCCCACGGCCTCCGTGGAAGGGCCAGGCAAGGTCCGGACTCAGATTATTACCAACACTGCTGAGAGGGGCAACTCCCTCACCCGGCAGAGCTCCTCCACGGAAGGCTCTCCCAGCAAGACCGCGTCTGCCCCCGTGTCTGACGGTCTCCCCGGTGCTGGGAGGCCCCTGGGGCATCCTTCCTCCAGGCAGGGCTCCCTGGGGAGTACAGGCAGCTCCAGCAGCCAGCACGGGAGTCCAAGCAAGTTGCCTTTGAGGATCCTTCCAAAATCCGAAGGGCCCCCCGCCCCACCCGGAACAGAAGAGCAGCCGGCCTACGCCCAGGGAGAAGGTGCCAGGGTGACTGCACCAGAGGAAGCAGCCAGCGACCACGGCAGGTGCCCGTCCACCCCAAAAGACGGCCCGGGAGCCCCTCAGAGTCCGGGGAGGACACGGCATCCCAGCAGTTTTGAAACCAGCAGGACCTCCAAGCTAGAAACTTCTGGAAGGTATCCAGACACGTCTACAACCAGGACCGGTGTTGTGAGCCCAGAAGCCCCCCTCTCACCCACAATCGAAGAAAAGGTCATGTTGTGCATTCAGGAAAATGTGGAAAAGGGCCAAGTGCAAACAAAGTCCACCTCTGTGGACGCGAAGCCGAAGCCCGGGCCTTCTTTTGCCAGCTGGTTCGGTTTTCGGAGGAGCAGACTGCCGGCTCTCAGTAGCAGGAAGATGGATGTCTCCAAagccaaagcagaaaagaaagatgCGAAAGGTTTGGGGTTTGGAAACAAACAGCtaaaatcagagagaaagaaagagaaaaagaagcctGAGCTACAATGCGAGATGGAAAACGAACTTAACAGGGACATCGAGCTGGCAGATGGCCCAGACAGtggtttacaaaacagaaataacctGAAAACACCGCCAGACATTTATGACCAAGTGAAGTTTGTATCGAGGAATAGACCCAGCCCTGTTCCGTGTGCAGCGAAAGACACCTTTATGACGGAACTCCTAAGCAGGTAGCGTGCTGGCAAAGAGGGTGGCAGTGGAGAGGGCAGTGCAGAACCCTACCCTCTCCTCACCCCCCAACAGGGAGAGTTGTTTGTTTCCTGCATACTGAATACCCGTCAAGCATGTTTCTCATACAAGCAGACATTCATCGTAGCAATCTTTTACACATTAGCCAGAATTTAAACAGTGAAAGAAAAGTTAGCAATAAAATGGTAATTTAGTCCACATTGCTTTGGTAACCAAACCAGTGGTCTTTGAAATTAAAGAATGGTAAGTTTTATCACGGTTGATGGAAATCCAGCCTACAGTAGAAATCATGCATATACCCACATGGcatgaaatggaagaaaactaCACATACGTTTTTAAAGGATGCTGACCCCACTGATCGTACCGAGCAAACTTAGAAACTTTCCAGAGGTAATTACAGATTCTGCTGATCTTAAGCCAGAAATATatttagcagtcattccccagtGGTTTTTACTCTattccctcacacacacacccgccaTCTCACAAGCagtcataaaaataaatcattgcaTTATCAAATCTAAATTGACACACTACTGGAATAGCAGATGAAGATTTGACCAAGGCCAGTGAGACACACTTATCACTCAAGGGTTTAAAGACAAAGAGACACACGGAGGTTACTTTAAACATTAAAGGATTGGGAAAAGTAGAGCGATTGCAGAAGAGCAATGTAATTGATCAGAGGAATCACTTTCTACCTGCAGAGTTGATAAGAAAGCAGCTCAACAGACCGAAAGTGGATCAAATAATGTTTCCTGCAGGAGCGTGTTAAAGGgcagctcccagggctcttgTGTCACCGGCAGCTCTATCGGCACTCAAGGAACCCACAAGAAGAACATCAAAACCAAAGCAGATATGGAAATACCGAAAGGCTCCCTGGTAAGTCTTTTACCATCCTGGTTATGAAGTGTCAGGTTCTGAGATGGGCTAGTTGGGTTCTGTCTACCCTTTGCTGATGAAAATATATAGGCAGGAGAGTATGGGGGAAAGGGAAGGTTaaagccaaagagaaaaaagagggaaatcttGGTGACGCTGTAGCGGAGTGACGGCAGTTAGATTGGAATGGGCCTCGCTCCCTCCACTCTTGCTGTCTTTGTAGTTCTCTTTTCAGAAGGATGGTATAATCACAGTGCAGGCAAATGATGCTGCGAGTGTCATCTTCCAATTACACCCTTGTGCTGGGAATTTGTCCTGATGATGCTTTCCATCATTTCCAGCAACGCAAAAAGGAACGAAAAtgattgtaaaaaataaaagtgcagaGCAATTTAGGAGAACATTGGCTATTTTGATGATTTGATTTAAGCATTTTTCCTAAAGTTGTAAACACCGACTTATCCTACCTAAGACAGAAGGTGTTAAGACTTAAGAAACTTATCCTTGGAACCAGGCCTGGATGCTGCAGGTCAAGGGAGAGGGGACAGAGCCTGGAGCTGTGCCCCATGCTCCCGGCTGGGACATCAAGGCTGTCCTGAGACTGGGCGCTAGCCCCGGAGCTAGCGTGGTCCGCCGTGCAGGCTGCACATCGGGGCTTCTGTAGGCTGCCCAGGTTTCCTGAGCGACAGGGACCTCGAGGAGAGCCGCTACCCGCCCGGGCCCCGGCCGCCcgcaggaggcggcggcggcagctgcCACCCCCATCGTGACGGCCACGGAAACACGCTCGGCGGAGACAGCTATCCCTCGTTCGGCAACCCACAAGGCAACGTGATAGCAAAAATCGTGTCTCCTATCGTGTCCGTGGTGGTGGTGACCCTGGACCCTGGGAGCGGCCAGCTATTTCCAGtacaacaggaggaggaattgcTTCAGGACAAATGAACCAGGAAACATCTTAGGCCTTCAAAATCCACCCATCGCTTTGAGAAAAGCTCCGTCCAGTCAAGAACCGCCTTCATCACTCCCGTGAAGTTCCTTTCCTTCTTGGCTTGACCAGCTGCCCTGAagggttttctcttctgtttgcAATAGACGTGCTGCCTAACCAAGAATTCCTAATTCCTCAGACACCTCGATCGATCGTGACAAGGTAGACAGCTGGACCTTGGGTTGTACAAAAGATCGCTTGATCTGTTGGTTCCATCGTGAATCTGGACAGAGAGATTCCAGCTCTGGAATGAGCTCCGAAACTACCGACCCCAGGCCATCgacatggtcacaaagcacaggggCAGCAGAATGGCACGGGGGTCTTGGGCCGGGAATGCCATCGGCTTCTAAAAGATGGAGACAGACTGCTGTTTGGGTTTCCAGCAAGCTGGGGTGAGAAGCTTGGCCGTTGCTGTAAGTTTCTCAGTTACGTCAGAAATCCAGACCCGTTCACCACCGCCCGTGAATCGGGAATGAGTGATTTCCAACAGTAACGGCAGAATTTGCACGTTATTTCAGCTCACAAAAGTATTGTCATCTGCAGAGGATCAGGCTGGATTTTGGAAATTGAAGTGCAAAATCGCCGATGTGGAAACTGTCTCTGGGAAGTGATCAGGGGGTGCTTTTTCCTGTGAAATAGTACAGTTTCTACATTGTTTTGGAGAATGCGGGGTAGAAATAGAGATTTGCAGATGTTGAGGCTTTTGGTACCAGTTTTGAAGGCGACGGCAGTACTTTCCTTGGTTTATACTTTTCCTTTTACTGGACTAGATGATCTTCTATCCTCAAACATCTGAAAAAGTATACTAGCCGTTTGCTTCTATTTTAGTAATACTTTaggggagaggaaaaaggatGGTTTGGGCAGATGAGTATAGCTTGAGTCAGCTGAGCTTAACGCTGATAGAATTTTAGAGTTTAAATATTAGAACCAAAGTCACTAGAATCCGGATCTCATAAAGAGGACACGTTAAAATTCCAAATACGCATGCTTCGTGCTCACCCTTAAGGATTGAGAGCTAAGTCTCCCAAGAGAAGTTGAAAGCAGAAAGCATTTGAAAGAGCTTCGCGAAAACGGAAAAGAACTTAAAACTAACGATCCTGACTAGCTGTCTCAGAATTGCATGACTTCCATCCTGGATTTATATAGATTGGAGCCATTTGAAGACAGCCTGTATTTCCTATGTTAATACGAATGTCCCATGACTCTTCCCAAATCTTGTTGAGCTTTCCCATAAGTGAGGACGCCCACTAAACATTTCCCATATATGAGTTTTCGTGGGGAGTTTAATTTAACTCTtgttaaaaagtgtgtgtgtgtacacacacagattTACACACAGATATACATAAATGGAACTTCCAAAAAAGGTAACTCcatccattttctgcaactgtcatGGACaacttttcatcatttaaaatacacgtaagatggaagcaacctaagtgtccatcgacagataaatggataaagaagatgtggcacatatatacaatggaatattactcaaccgtaaaaagaaacgaaactgagttatttgtagtgaggtggatggacctagagactgtcctacagagtaaaggaagtcagaaagagaaaaacaaataccacctgctaacacatatatatggaatctaaaaaaaaaaaaggttctgaagaacctaggggcaggacaggaataaagacgcagacatagagaatggacttgaggacacggggagggagaagggtaagctgagatgaagtgagagagtggcatggacatatatacgctaccaaatgtaaaatagatagctagtgggaagcagccgcgtagcacagggagatcagctcggtgctttgtgacctcctagaggggtgggatagggagggtgggagggagggagacgcaagagggaggagatatgggaacatatgtatatgtataactgattcactttgttataaagcagaaactaacacaccattgtaaagcaattataccccaataaagatgttaaaaaataaaatacatgtaagagaaaaaaaaaaagaaagttatccTTTTTGGAACTTGACTCCCTATCATTTAGTGTTTTAATTACGAGGTCCAGAACTCAGGGggtaatttcctttaaaaaaatgaataaaaggcaTTTTTATATATCCCAAGGATATGCcagtttcaaataatatttttgttttaaaattaccttaaatTGAACTTCCTCTCCTTACGTTCTTTCTGTTCTTGCATCACTGGTCTGGTGATATTCCTTGTTcctttatgtaaattttaaagcaCTCGAGCAAAAAACAGTATCTTTTCAGAATTCCTGTATCCATATACTTTTGGGCTCTAATAAAAGGGATTATAAAATATACTATGTGCTACCATTTTCCTAGGGAAAACCTGAAACATGAAGCAATTActcattttttgggggggtggttcAAGAGTAGAGGAGATTTTAGAAGTAATCGTGATTGGCattattagtttttaattattattgatGTTTAGGGTTCCTTCGAGTTTCACTTTAATTTGAGACAAATGTACAtttaaatgctcttttttttcaaACAGCCCTTGACTCTAAAGAgcttcaagttctttttttttttttcttttccaaacccTCTGAAATCATATGCAGACTATGttctttgcaaaagctttttttttttcttttccccacttcTTGCTCTTGGCTTCCATGGTATCATGCCTTCTTGAAAACATAGATGTCCCTTGCATTATAAAATCACAAATTCCAAGTGTGTCTAAGGCTGCCTCTGTAGTGTCactgaaaggaaagagagagaataaacgTGCGGAGATGTGCAGTATGCCAGAAATTCAATCCAACTGATCTAAAACTTTGATAGGCTGGCAGAGCCCCTTATCAGAGGCACTCAATTTAACTATGCCCCATCTAATATGGTGCTGACAGCTTGGGGTATATCTTCACTGTACAGagataccaaaaagaaaaagaacctgttTAGCTTTTACAAtctcatttttactttcttattacTTCCTAATGCTAAAGTAATTTGccttgcttttcttctctcatttgaaGTCTTTTACAGTGTAATAATGTTTCCTTTGGTCCTTCCAGAATATCTGCAAGAAACACTCTTATTGTTCTCTGTGAAGTACAAGGATTCCCTAACCACCAAATGTACATCATCCATAGGGATAAGCTAATTTTCTAGTTAGCTGCAAGAGGAAAATTAGTCAGGCTAGGAAGCTTTCCATGTAGAGGACTATTATTAACCTAGATAGTTGAACAGCTAGTCATTTTTTCAAAggtaaaatgcaattttttttcacCTCTATAATCGGCAATGGGGATCGGACTAAAATTACTAATTTCAGAAAGGACATTGGCCATAGTCCCCTTGGGGACTAGTAAAAGAACAGCAGTGAAAACCTATTCATTGTATGTTATCAGCCTATATAGAAAGGAAATTAGATGCAAAATGAGATACACTTTTATACCATAGCACATTGATGTGAGTACCCATGAACCTTTTAAAATCAAGAGTTGAAGGGAATTTTCCCCTCCTGGGGCTCAAGGTAAATTTGCTTTCTGCTTCTTTTAAAGTGTGTCGCAGAGAATTCTTCTCACAGTAGTTATTTTGGGTGAAAACAATAGCTGCACATAATGCATTACATATcacgtttttttcctgaataaaatcACTCTTCAAAAATCTtataccagggacttccctggaggtccagtggttaagactccgcactttcCACctcagggggcgcgggttcgatccctcgctggggaactaagatcccgcgtgtcgcaaggtgcagccaaaaatacccAAAAAACCTTATACCATAATATACCAGCATCCTTTGCCCTTAACAAACTAAGGCTCTATGTAGTTATGAGGGTCCTAAGGCATTTAAATTATTGTAATCTGTGgtaatataatagaaaaattatttccataCATATATCAAGTCCATGTACGTAGTACACCTCCACTTAGTTCACTGGTGACTGCATATCCATTTTCAAGATT
This window contains:
- the NCKAP5 gene encoding nck-associated protein 5 isoform X4 → MHEKLIHELEEERHLRLQSEKRLQEVTLESERNRIQMRGLQQQFSRMEETVRNLLQSQGPPEQKKEETVNIMVCQEKLSEEERKHKEALEDRHMVVDEDSRSEGSSADEGKEKTKLLLERLKALEAENSALALENENQREQYERCLDEVANQVVQALLTQKDLREECVKLKTRVFDLEQQNRTLSILFQQRVRPTSDLLLQKLHSRILDLSTGDLLSDVERSRSLTHSRTDVEMHECQLNTKSGTPALKRPGMGVAIRGHLCTRSSCSSSELSLSSACSEYSSGSSYTWHDGKNLRKRQSSQNWDKRLSIDSSLPSGFASPTDELPPTRIKESHILEGLRKLQKRKVLLEPPSVITKWGYKDCMNSNEGIYSPGIKSSSLKEYPPCKPTDTGSPCKEPHKAFAYDTDSHDDAEEDPSSLASLQAVPHQGCRLHGCKLTHSVSDSLFGWELNGRHCSEVTSSVYPWERPEKLTSCASSCPLERKQCPSAQGPQVQRERDPHSQGCLSVSLQLSDTDDTETLDELHIESSDEKSPSDVSLTVDADKSVENLDVHVGFGRSQRASPEEEDKQVPVHFESRPKTFSFIKQQRVVKRTSSEECITVIFDAEDGEPIEFSSHQTGLVTVTRKEISIHQAPAGPQTEHTELLPQGIAHLQPGAAARDYPFLKRSEEETERNIPRQEVDDVAVTPTESFHPGTVTQSTQRQRLTKPTHAPSCQSHSRSSVATGIYQKKSLTKIPTRGKPSPQKSRIMEPEASLTVPSAGPVPLERSPAPGKLSRFKKSEGPEPLFALPPDSHIPKPSTQLPHGSKIFSRRDWAQYSRSQIPASQLLPRPPAQPSDDGEPPTRDKHCDPGPEAGLRSPSLPSPPGRSVSLLARPSYDYLSPPSWAKPESGVPSEAARTVLKSPPLKGSSAPIIYFNQTVTEVQGKKPSVAFKKPVFAPPPPSTETAIQTRCPAHSPSSSFAGMAPGPPKVSPKRSVPKTPPHQTLGTTQTDIGLRTPKNCPATHEPLEIPSSKGVSPARKGQLNDSVSTPPKPSFLGVSESPSSQVSSPSSAPSKSHNTPQGCQNPHERGLKTRLPVGLKVFMKSPQLLRKSSTVPGKHEKDSLNEASKSSAAVSKDKPGTSRNASSLETTGGERSASPLGLRAQESLAEGPPLETATPESLESSTPGADGKDAVENKSVKRSLSSNKPLLKPALGMNGAKARSQSFSAHSGDKPPTASVEGPGKVRTQIITNTAERGNSLTRQSSSTEGSPSKTASAPVSDGLPGAGRPLGHPSSRQGSLGSTGSSSSQHGSPSKLPLRILPKSEGPPAPPGTEEQPAYAQGEGARVTAPEEAASDHGRCPSTPKDGPGAPQSPGRTRHPSSFETSRTSKLETSGRYPDTSTTRTGVVSPEAPLSPTIEEKVMLCIQENVEKGQVQTKSTSVDAKPKPGPSFASWFGFRRSRLPALSSRKMDVSKAKAEKKDAKGLGFGNKQLKSERKKEKKKPELQCEMENELNRDIELADGPDSGLQNRNNLKTPPDIYDQVKFVSRNRPSPVPCAAKDTFMTELLSRVDKKAAQQTESGSNNVSCRSVLKGSSQGSCVTGSSIGTQGTHKKNIKTKADMEIPKGSLIKEANEHLQEDEEDTVADSAFQSHTIETNCQMRTLDSGIGTFPLPDSGNRSAGRHLCQADSPDDTEPLLSLQPALCAASSIRAQTLEREVPSSADSRGSKDNAIVHSTSDPIMTARGMRPLQSRLPKPTSSGKINSQMQSEARPRPQTCSSFEYAENTTAVESKPLLAWGGDSAAAETQKLKQVEETREDPENRLRKISLESFNKYNGNTVILLEKETNSLNKVEVQKEEKEKNEEASLSNSDRPGVDNLESLSDSLYDSFSSCASQGSNDV